A genomic window from Gemmatimonadaceae bacterium includes:
- a CDS encoding PTS sugar transporter subunit IIB has protein sequence MALEHFRIDDRLIHGQVVVGWGQPCNLGFLVLVDDAVVDSEWEQELYRMGVPPEMDLFFDSVESAARRLPDYRADARAGLLLTGDIATMAALQAKVPDIRCVTIGGIHHKEGRTARLRYVFLTPDEEAELRALAERGVTVRAQDVPSAPPIPLEQVLTGDGSG, from the coding sequence GTGGCGCTTGAGCACTTCCGCATCGACGACCGCCTGATCCACGGCCAGGTGGTCGTCGGGTGGGGGCAGCCCTGCAATCTTGGCTTCCTCGTGTTGGTGGACGATGCCGTCGTGGACTCGGAGTGGGAACAGGAGCTGTACCGGATGGGCGTGCCGCCGGAGATGGACCTGTTCTTCGACTCGGTCGAGAGCGCCGCGCGCCGCCTCCCCGACTACCGCGCCGATGCGCGCGCCGGCCTGCTGCTCACCGGCGACATCGCGACGATGGCGGCCCTGCAGGCCAAGGTGCCGGACATTCGTTGCGTGACCATCGGCGGCATTCATCATAAGGAAGGGCGCACGGCGCGCCTCCGTTACGTGTTCCTCACGCCGGACGAAGAGGCGGAGCTGCGCGCGCTGGCCGAGCGTGGCGTCACGGTGCGCGCGCAGGACGTGCCGTCCGCGCCGCCGATCCCGCTGGAGCAGGTCCTCACCGGAGACGGCAGCGGATGA
- the hprK gene encoding HPr(Ser) kinase/phosphatase, which translates to MPTLTVGALFERLKDELQLDLLGSAAGLERPIETDDASGPGLVLAGYTGRFVHERVQVLGETEVSYLKSLSPAERRNNLKAFFGFPIPCVMVTKGQELPEGMAELASESGIAILRSQLKTQDFYHRLAPFLEDSFAPSTNLHGSLADVYGVGLLFTGQSGIGKSECVLDLVERGHRLVADDVVIARRKGADVIIASGHPLQRHFMEIRGVGLIDVRAIFGIRAVRQQKRIEVIVHLQQWKEGMPVERTGLDTVTTEILGVPIPRITVPLNPGKNITVVAEVIAMNHLLRYSGEDPAHTFNERLKGHLREKADVQRYLLDDDE; encoded by the coding sequence ATGCCCACGTTGACGGTCGGCGCCCTCTTTGAGCGACTCAAGGACGAGCTGCAGCTCGACCTGCTCGGCAGCGCCGCCGGGCTCGAGCGCCCCATTGAAACCGACGATGCGTCGGGCCCGGGGCTCGTCCTCGCCGGCTACACCGGTCGCTTCGTCCACGAACGCGTCCAGGTGCTCGGCGAGACCGAAGTCAGTTACCTCAAGTCGCTCAGCCCGGCCGAGCGTCGCAACAATCTCAAGGCCTTCTTCGGCTTTCCGATTCCCTGCGTGATGGTGACCAAGGGCCAGGAACTCCCCGAGGGAATGGCTGAGCTGGCGAGCGAGTCTGGCATCGCCATCCTGCGTTCACAGCTGAAGACGCAGGACTTCTACCATCGCCTGGCGCCCTTCCTCGAGGACAGCTTCGCGCCGTCCACCAACCTGCACGGATCGCTCGCCGACGTGTACGGCGTGGGGTTGCTCTTCACCGGGCAGAGCGGCATCGGCAAGAGCGAGTGCGTGCTCGACCTCGTGGAGCGCGGGCACCGGCTGGTCGCCGACGACGTCGTCATCGCGCGCCGCAAGGGCGCCGATGTCATCATCGCGTCGGGCCACCCGCTGCAGCGGCACTTTATGGAGATCCGCGGCGTCGGCTTGATCGACGTGCGCGCGATCTTCGGCATCCGCGCGGTGCGCCAGCAGAAGCGCATCGAGGTGATCGTGCACCTCCAGCAGTGGAAGGAAGGGATGCCGGTGGAGCGTACCGGGCTCGACACCGTCACCACCGAGATCCTCGGTGTGCCGATCCCGCGCATCACCGTGCCGCTGAATCCCGGCAAGAACATCACGGTCGTGGCCGAGGTCATCGCGATGAACCACCTGCTGCGCTACAGCGGGGAGGATCCGGCGCACACTTTCAACGAGCGCCTCAAGGGCCACCTGCGCGAGAAGGCCGACGTGCAGCGCTACCTGCTCGACGACGATGAGTGA
- a CDS encoding glycosyltransferase family 4 protein has translation MKLVAVNWQDLDNPLGGGAETHLHEILERLAAWGHEVVLLCGGWPGCPVRGQRGGVEIHRVGTRQTFALLARRYWERHLAHRGFDVLYEDINKMPLFTTRWSGPQRTVVVVPHLFGGAAFQELNPVLAGAVWLSERPIPWMYRGVPFQAISESTADDLVARGIARGLVRVIPPGVSFDYYTPDASVRAPVPTIAYLGRLKKYKGVDLVIRAFAKMARPDAILEIAGAGDYRPALERLADSLALGARVRFLGFVTEEEKLALLRRAWVVSLASPKEGWGLTNVEAEACGTPVVASDSPGIRESVRHGETGFLVRHGDVAAMAAAYDRLAADPAMVVQMGAKARAFAESFTWDRCARETEAHLLSVINGGGAA, from the coding sequence TTGAAGCTCGTCGCGGTCAACTGGCAGGACCTCGACAATCCGCTCGGCGGTGGCGCCGAGACGCACTTGCACGAGATCCTCGAGCGCCTCGCGGCTTGGGGACACGAGGTCGTGCTACTCTGCGGTGGTTGGCCCGGCTGCCCGGTGCGCGGGCAGCGCGGCGGCGTCGAGATCCATCGCGTCGGGACGCGGCAGACCTTCGCGCTGCTCGCCCGCCGCTACTGGGAGCGGCACCTGGCCCATCGCGGCTTTGACGTGCTGTACGAGGACATCAACAAGATGCCGCTGTTCACCACGCGCTGGAGCGGGCCGCAACGCACGGTCGTCGTGGTGCCGCACCTGTTCGGCGGCGCGGCATTCCAGGAACTGAATCCCGTCCTGGCCGGCGCCGTCTGGCTCTCCGAGCGGCCCATCCCGTGGATGTACCGCGGCGTCCCGTTCCAGGCCATCAGCGAGAGCACGGCCGATGACCTCGTCGCGCGAGGCATCGCGCGCGGGCTGGTGCGGGTCATCCCGCCTGGCGTGAGCTTCGACTACTACACGCCGGATGCTAGCGTCCGGGCTCCCGTGCCAACCATCGCGTATCTCGGCCGCCTTAAGAAGTACAAGGGTGTGGACCTGGTCATCCGGGCCTTCGCCAAGATGGCGCGTCCCGATGCCATCCTGGAGATCGCCGGGGCGGGGGACTATCGGCCGGCGCTGGAGCGCCTGGCGGACTCGCTTGCCCTCGGTGCGCGCGTACGTTTTCTTGGCTTCGTTACCGAGGAAGAGAAGCTGGCCTTGCTGCGCCGCGCCTGGGTGGTGTCCTTGGCGTCGCCCAAGGAAGGGTGGGGCCTGACCAACGTGGAAGCGGAGGCCTGCGGGACGCCGGTGGTGGCGTCGGATTCGCCGGGCATCCGCGAGTCGGTGCGGCACGGCGAGACGGGGTTCCTGGTGCGGCACGGCGACGTGGCGGCGATGGCGGCGGCCTACGATCGCCTCGCGGCAGATCCCGCGATGGTGGTGCAGATGGGCGCGAAGGCACGGGCCTTCGCGGAGTCCTTCACCTGGGACCGATGCGCCCGCGAGACGGAGGCGCACCTGCTCTCGGTGATCAACGGGGGAGGAGCGGCCTAG
- the nusB gene encoding transcription antitermination factor NusB, translating into MARVETRGRVRALQALYAWDVRKESTPLPRVAHLVWDDLAIAPDEREFAERLIQLIVADQPTMDAELAEVTTNWRLERLGHIERCVLRLGAAELTQGGTPPRVVIQECVRLAERFGSGPSARFVNGVLDALARRMGQLS; encoded by the coding sequence ATGGCCCGCGTCGAGACCCGTGGGCGCGTGCGCGCCCTGCAGGCGCTGTACGCCTGGGACGTGCGCAAGGAATCCACGCCATTGCCCCGCGTCGCCCATCTCGTGTGGGACGACCTCGCCATCGCACCCGACGAGCGGGAGTTCGCCGAGCGCCTCATCCAGCTCATCGTCGCCGACCAACCCACGATGGACGCCGAGCTCGCCGAGGTGACCACGAACTGGCGGCTGGAGCGGCTCGGGCACATCGAGCGCTGCGTGCTGCGCCTGGGCGCCGCCGAGCTCACGCAGGGCGGCACGCCGCCGCGCGTGGTCATCCAGGAATGCGTGCGGCTCGCCGAGCGTTTTGGGTCTGGGCCCAGCGCCCGCTTCGTGAACGGAGTCCTCGACGCGCTGGCCCGGCGGATGGGTCAGCTCTCTTGA
- a CDS encoding 6,7-dimethyl-8-ribityllumazine synthase gives MPEFIGVPTAEGRRVVIVVSRFNEHVTQKLADGALECCLKHGAKLDDVDVIWVPGAWELPPAVMKALQTERYDCAVAVGAVIRGETPHFDFVAGEANRGLALLQGEFGVPIGMGVLTTDTMAQAEARAGGAHGNKGWDAALAALEMADLFGRLDLAAGADD, from the coding sequence ATGCCGGAGTTCATCGGGGTGCCGACGGCCGAGGGCCGTCGGGTGGTCATCGTCGTCAGCCGCTTCAACGAGCACGTCACGCAGAAGCTCGCCGACGGCGCGCTGGAGTGCTGCCTCAAGCACGGGGCCAAGCTCGATGACGTAGACGTCATCTGGGTCCCGGGGGCCTGGGAGCTGCCGCCCGCCGTGATGAAGGCGCTGCAGACGGAGCGCTACGACTGCGCGGTCGCCGTCGGGGCGGTCATCCGCGGCGAGACGCCGCACTTTGACTTCGTCGCGGGCGAGGCCAACCGCGGCTTGGCGCTGCTGCAGGGCGAGTTTGGCGTGCCGATCGGGATGGGCGTGCTGACGACGGACACGATGGCGCAGGCCGAGGCCCGCGCCGGCGGTGCGCACGGCAACAAGGGCTGGGACGCGGCACTCGCCGCGCTCGAGATGGCCGACCTTTTCGGCCGCCTCGACCTCGCCGCCGGCGCGGACGACTGA